In Centroberyx gerrardi isolate f3 chromosome 11, fCenGer3.hap1.cur.20231027, whole genome shotgun sequence, the following are encoded in one genomic region:
- the LOC139931824 gene encoding T-box transcription factor TBX2b-like, which produces MRDPVDTAAAMAYHHPFQAHRPAAFPMSAFIATAHPPFFPALTFPEIASLSKPPPERAASEAADALAHRHHPAHHHRSLKSLQPEEGHEDDPKVTLEAQNLWDEFHKMGTEMVITKSGRRMFPPFKVRVDGLDEKAKYILLMDIVAADDCRYKFHNSHWMVAGKADPEMPKRMYIHPDSPSKGEQWMTKPVAFHKLKLTNNISDKHGFTILNSMHKYQPRFHIVRANDIMKLPYSTFRTYVFPETEFIAVTAYQNERITQLKIDNNPFAKGFRDTGNGRREKRKQLTLPSLRMSESQSKVDRDCAESDDSWCEQPSTSDPVQSPLGLVSNPAGQDEINFGSDQDVDPQDEQSTGASCSRPEHASPLSPKSEERPGNSSGLTKRNDSQDSTNENPAFSVSDNTHSRETDSPKRDVDIGDLSEINDGFSPLSPSSLSAGHLHTLALSNLQSQQFFKLGQPLLFHPGQFSVNPEAFSTMGMGHLFSSLPGVNGLESGGVSSQSISCPTPFMFHLSQQMLASQGISMSPFGGLFSYPYHYMAAPAAVAPALPTCSATSTLATNHCFSSSRPWLRFSPYQIPTSVASSQNLLTTRLPGSLNAGSDLSKSGSRESSPVSESRSCKAGAKQKTVSPKTIVKDSTNELQSIQKLVGGLEKPCPPQ; this is translated from the exons ATGAGAGATCCAGTCGACACGGCGGCTGCCATGGCTTATCACCATCCTTTCCAAGCTCACCGACCGGCCGCGTTCCCCATGTCAGCCTTCATCGCCACCGCTCATCCGCCGTTTTTCCCCGCGCTGACGTTTCCCGAGATCGCGTCCCTCTCCAAGCCTCCGCCGGAGCGGGCTGCCTCCGAGGCGGCGGACGCTCTGGCACACCGGCATCACCCGGCCCATCACCACCGCTCCCTGAAGAGCCTGCAGCCGGAGGAAGGGCACGAGGACGACCCGAAAGTCACTCTGGAAGCGCAGAATTTATGGGATGAATTTCACAAAATGGGAACTGAGATGGTCATCACGAAATCAGGAAG GAGGATGTTTCCCCCGTTCAAAGTTCGCGTGGATGGGCTGGATGAAAAGGCAAAGTACATCCTGCTGATGGATATTGTCGCTGCCGACGACTGTCGCTACAAGTTCCACAACTCCCACTGGATGGTGGCTGGAAAAGCAGATCCGGAGATGCCAAAGCGCATGTACATCCACCCGGACAGCCCGTCCAAAGGAGAGCAGTGGATGACCAAGCCCGTCGCTTTTCATAAACTCAAACTGACCAATAATATTTCGGATAAGCATGGATTT ACAATTTTGAATTCCATGCATAAATACCAACCCAGATTTCATATTGTGAGAGCCAACGACATAATGAAGCTTCCTTACAGCACCTTCCGGACTTATGTTTTCCCGGAGACGGAGTTCATCGCAGTCACTGCATATCAGAATGAGAGG ATCACGCAGCTAAAAATCGACAATAATCCATTTGCCAAAGGATTCAGAGACACGGGAAATGGGAGACGAGAAAAGAG GAAACAGTTAACCCTTCCCTCGTTGCGCATGAGTGAGAGCCAGAGCAAAGTGGACCGGGACTGCGCAGAATCCGATGACTCCTGGTGTGAACAACCCAGTACCAGTGATCCGGTGCAGTCTCCGCTGGGACTGGTGTCCAACCCGGCCGGGCAAG ATGAGATCAACTTTGGAAGTGATCAGGATGTTGATCCACAAGATGAGCAGTCCACTGGAGCCAGCTGTTCCAGGCCTGAACATGCATCTCCTTTGAGCCCAAAGAGCGAGGAAAGACCGGGGAACAGTTCTGGTCTCACTAAGCGAAATGACAGTCAGGACTCAACAAACGAAAACCCAGCGTTCAGTGTATCCGATAATACACACTCCAGGGAGACGGATTCTCCAAAGAGGGATGTAGATATTGGTGACTTGAGTGAAATCAACGATGGGTTTTCTCCTCTGAGCCCGTCTTCCCTCAGCGCCGGTCACCTTCACACCTTGGCTTTGTCAAACTTGCAGAGTCAGCAGTTTTTTAAGCTTGGACAGCCCTTGTTGTTTCACCCCGGACAGTTTTCAGTGAACCCAGAGGCTTTTTCCACTATGGGTATGGGGcatctgttttcctctttgCCTGGGGTGAATGGCCTTGAGAGTGGAGGCGTATCTTCTCAAAGCATCAGCTGCCCGACTCCCTTCATGTTCCACCTGTCACAGCAGATGTTGGCATCTCAG GGAATTTCAATGTCACCCTTTGGAGGACTGTTCTCATATCCGTATCACTACATGGCAGCACCAGCTGCAGTGGCCCCGGCTCTGCCCACCTGCTCTGCAACCTCTACGCTGGCCACAAACCATTGTTTCAGCAGCTCTCGTCCTTGGTTGCGATTCAGCCCTTATCAGATCCCCACCTCTGTTGCCTCAAGCCAAAACCTGCTCACCACCAGATTGCCTGGCAGTTTAAATGCAGGATCTGACTTGTCCAAATCAGGCAGCAGAGAGTCGAGTCCGGTGTCCGAGAGCCGCAGCTGCAAGGCTGGAGCCAAACAGAAGACTGTTTCACCCAAAACCATTGTTAAGGATTCCACTAATGAACTGCAAAGTATACAGAAACTGGTTGGAGGACTTGAGAAACCATGTCCCCCACAATAG